The Hyphomonas sediminis genome contains a region encoding:
- a CDS encoding DUF2314 domain-containing protein: MKADRLYDAFRRRFGRWWIVPPGEDLEPGEEFTPLTHSELSRLKPGDYAYLTFKGWPKGRIYYWEHLWVRVTGIDGNAVTGELASDPDDLPQLRWRQKITFRLSDIIEFGPGMPDP, from the coding sequence ATGAAAGCTGACCGTCTCTACGATGCCTTCCGGCGCCGCTTCGGCCGCTGGTGGATTGTTCCGCCGGGGGAGGATCTGGAACCCGGCGAGGAATTCACGCCGCTGACGCACAGTGAACTCTCCCGGCTGAAACCGGGCGACTATGCCTACCTTACTTTCAAAGGCTGGCCCAAAGGCCGCATCTATTATTGGGAACACCTCTGGGTACGCGTAACCGGCATCGACGGCAACGCAGTTACCGGCGAACTCGCCAGCGACCCGGACGATCTCCCCCAGCTGCGATGGCGCCAGAAGATCACCTTCCGCCTCTCCGACATCATCGAATTTGGCCCGGGGATGCCCGATCCCTGA
- a CDS encoding glutathione S-transferase N-terminal domain-containing protein, whose translation MGGYTLYGAEVSYFTGKARAYLRWRGVPFQELPATQAVYRDLILPNVGWPVIPVMTTPDGEVVQDTADIIAIVEAREKLRPPALPETPVQRFVAELLHLYADEWLTLPAMHYRWSYNEDWAYAEFGALSAPEASRAEQYEIGKKNGQRFKGALPILGVHAETIPGIETSYEAFLAEFSAHLEAHPYLLGARPCLADFAFIGPLYAHLYRDPASGELMKRLAPRVAGWVERTHAGETGTGDLLAGDAIPETLEPILARQMREQFPALVETMRLFEGWAAEASPGTFLPRGLGEIWVEIEGARGPAQARTFPLYRLQAVTDAYDAMDAGARARADALLERVRGAPLKTFRLPKRLVRTNFRLALA comes from the coding sequence ATGGGCGGATACACGCTATATGGAGCCGAGGTCAGCTATTTTACGGGCAAGGCGCGCGCCTATCTGCGCTGGCGCGGCGTGCCGTTTCAGGAGCTGCCGGCGACGCAGGCAGTTTACCGCGACCTGATCCTGCCGAATGTCGGCTGGCCGGTCATTCCCGTGATGACGACGCCGGACGGCGAGGTGGTGCAGGATACTGCCGATATCATCGCCATCGTGGAGGCGCGCGAGAAGCTGCGCCCGCCGGCCCTGCCGGAGACGCCGGTGCAAAGATTTGTGGCGGAATTGCTCCATCTCTATGCGGATGAATGGCTGACGCTGCCAGCGATGCATTATCGCTGGAGCTATAATGAGGACTGGGCCTATGCCGAGTTTGGTGCCCTTTCCGCGCCCGAGGCGAGCCGGGCCGAGCAATACGAAATTGGCAAGAAGAATGGCCAGCGCTTCAAGGGCGCGCTGCCCATTCTGGGCGTGCATGCCGAAACCATTCCGGGAATCGAGACATCCTATGAGGCCTTCCTGGCGGAGTTCTCCGCGCATCTTGAAGCCCATCCCTATCTTCTGGGCGCGCGGCCCTGCCTGGCAGACTTCGCGTTCATCGGGCCGCTCTACGCCCATCTTTACCGCGACCCGGCTTCCGGCGAGCTGATGAAGCGCCTGGCGCCGCGCGTGGCAGGCTGGGTGGAGCGGACGCATGCCGGCGAGACGGGGACGGGTGACCTGCTGGCAGGGGACGCGATCCCCGAAACACTGGAGCCAATCCTGGCGCGGCAGATGCGCGAACAGTTTCCGGCGCTGGTGGAGACGATGCGCCTCTTCGAGGGCTGGGCCGCGGAGGCATCGCCGGGCACGTTCCTGCCGCGCGGGCTGGGTGAGATCTGGGTGGAGATAGAGGGCGCGCGCGGGCCAGCGCAGGCGCGGACATTTCCGCTTTACCGGTTGCAGGCGGTGACGGACGCTTATGACGCAATGGATGCTGGCGCGCGGGCAAGGGCAGATGCGCTGCTGGAACGCGTGCGCGGGGCGCCGTTGAAGACCTTCCGCCTGCCAAAGCGCCTTGTGCGGACGAATTTCCGGCTGGCGCTGGCATAA
- the fghA gene encoding S-formylglutathione hydrolase, with protein MTQLTQVSSWKSFGGDLTVYDHESPLLGCTMRFAVYTPPQAKDGPVPVLWYLSGLTCTWANMMEKSGVQEHAARHGVIIIAPDTSPRGEHVPNDEAYDLGQGAGFYLTATQAPWEKNYKMDQYITDELPALIAANVPAADMTRQGIFGHSMGGHGAITLHLKNQDTYKSCSAFSPITSPARVPWGEKAFTAYLGPVSVAWEQYDATELVKERQSKALILIDTGTADSFLETQLKPEIFIKACEKDGQRLDYRLREGYGHDYYFIATFMDEHIAHHAKALKG; from the coding sequence ATGACGCAGCTCACCCAAGTCTCCTCCTGGAAATCCTTCGGCGGCGACCTCACCGTCTATGACCATGAGAGCCCCCTGCTCGGCTGCACCATGCGTTTTGCGGTTTATACGCCGCCCCAGGCGAAAGACGGCCCCGTGCCTGTCCTCTGGTATCTTTCGGGGCTCACCTGCACCTGGGCCAACATGATGGAAAAATCCGGTGTTCAGGAACACGCCGCCCGCCACGGCGTCATCATCATCGCGCCCGACACTTCCCCCCGCGGCGAGCATGTCCCCAATGACGAGGCCTATGACCTCGGCCAGGGCGCGGGCTTCTACCTCACCGCCACGCAGGCGCCGTGGGAAAAAAACTACAAGATGGATCAGTATATCACCGATGAGCTGCCCGCTCTCATTGCCGCAAATGTCCCGGCAGCAGACATGACGCGCCAGGGCATCTTCGGCCACTCCATGGGCGGCCACGGCGCCATCACGCTGCATCTCAAAAATCAGGACACCTACAAATCCTGCTCGGCCTTCTCGCCGATCACGTCCCCGGCGCGCGTGCCATGGGGGGAGAAAGCGTTTACGGCTTATCTCGGCCCGGTTTCGGTGGCGTGGGAGCAGTATGATGCAACCGAGCTGGTGAAAGAACGCCAGTCGAAAGCCCTGATCCTGATCGACACCGGCACCGCCGACAGCTTCCTCGAAACCCAACTGAAGCCGGAAATCTTCATCAAGGCGTGCGAGAAGGATGGCCAGCGGCTCGATTACCGGCTGCGCGAAGGCTATGGCCACGACTATTATTTCATCGCCACTTTCATGGACGAACACATCGCCCACCACGCCAAGGCACTGAAAGGCTAA
- the hemN gene encoding oxygen-independent coproporphyrinogen III oxidase, producing MPRYTSYPTAADFTSGVGAPAAFAWSGGVDADEAISAYVHVPFCDKLCWYCGCATSVPNGYRRVSDYLTLLLKEIALRGEAMGHHGGIGHLHFGGGSPNILTPNDFVRLVEALNWHFGIRKDAEIAIELDPRTMKPGQIPAFAGAGVNRVSLGVQTLAPDVQHAINRVQPREMVVSLIEELRWTGIDAINMDLMYGLPYQTTQDVADAALFAAEMGAARVSVFGYAHVPWFAKHQRAINDAALGGLQERFSQARVAAMTLEAAGYVAIGLDHYAREDDPLAIAAREGRLHRNFQGYTDDPCETLIGMGLTAISQFREGFSQNLKDRKAWGEAISAGRLPVERGIALTEDDRLRALAIETLMCSMEVNVSEICAIMGVADDSLDEALESARELQPYGLCSVSGSVVTVPEEARIMLRTVAQCFDARSPAMTPQRHAKAV from the coding sequence GTGCCCCGTTATACCAGCTATCCGACCGCCGCGGATTTTACCTCTGGCGTCGGCGCCCCGGCCGCATTTGCGTGGTCTGGCGGGGTGGACGCGGACGAGGCGATTTCTGCCTATGTTCATGTGCCCTTCTGCGACAAGCTTTGCTGGTATTGCGGCTGCGCCACCAGTGTTCCCAATGGTTACCGGCGGGTTTCGGACTATCTCACGCTGCTACTGAAGGAGATTGCCCTGAGGGGCGAGGCGATGGGGCACCATGGTGGCATCGGCCACCTGCATTTCGGCGGTGGCTCTCCAAACATTCTGACCCCGAATGATTTTGTCCGCCTCGTCGAGGCGCTTAACTGGCACTTCGGCATCCGGAAGGACGCAGAGATTGCTATTGAGCTGGACCCCCGCACGATGAAGCCGGGCCAGATCCCAGCTTTTGCGGGCGCCGGGGTTAACCGCGTGAGCCTTGGCGTGCAGACGCTGGCGCCGGATGTGCAGCATGCGATCAACCGCGTGCAGCCGCGCGAGATGGTTGTATCGTTGATCGAGGAGCTGCGCTGGACCGGCATAGATGCCATTAACATGGACCTGATGTACGGCCTGCCTTATCAGACGACGCAGGATGTCGCTGACGCTGCATTGTTTGCAGCCGAGATGGGCGCGGCGCGCGTCTCCGTGTTCGGCTATGCGCATGTGCCGTGGTTTGCAAAACATCAGCGCGCGATCAACGACGCGGCGCTGGGCGGCCTGCAGGAACGCTTCTCGCAGGCCCGCGTGGCGGCGATGACGCTGGAGGCGGCCGGTTATGTCGCCATCGGTCTTGACCATTATGCCCGCGAAGATGATCCGCTGGCAATTGCGGCGCGGGAGGGACGCCTGCATCGGAACTTCCAGGGGTATACGGATGACCCTTGCGAAACGCTGATCGGCATGGGCCTGACTGCAATTTCCCAGTTCCGGGAGGGCTTCAGCCAGAACCTGAAGGACCGCAAGGCCTGGGGCGAGGCGATTTCCGCCGGGCGCCTGCCTGTCGAGCGGGGCATCGCGCTGACTGAAGACGACCGCCTGCGGGCGTTGGCGATCGAAACACTGATGTGTTCGATGGAAGTCAACGTATCTGAAATCTGCGCCATCATGGGCGTGGCCGATGACAGCCTGGACGAGGCGCTGGAAAGCGCCCGCGAGCTGCAACCCTATGGTCTCTGCTCAGTATCCGGATCGGTGGTGACCGTGCCGGAGGAGGCCCGCATCATGCTGCGCACGGTGGCGCAGTGTTTCGATGCCCGCTCCCCGGCAATGACGCCGCAGCGTCACGCAAAGGCGGTCTGA
- a CDS encoding DEAD/DEAH box helicase codes for MNLPETLPAALRAAILERGYERLTEVQASATREELAGRDLLVSARTGSGKTVAFGLAIADDLLAGEETFLVRASAPLGLIIAPTRELALQVARELRWLYANTNAEIATCVGGMDMRDERRALERGAHIVVGTPGRLSDHINRGSLDTSEIRAVVLDEADEMLDMGFRDELEHILEDTPASRRTLMFSATVPKGIAALAARYQKDALRITTEGETAAHTDIAYEALLVAPGDEENAIVNIVRHSDTESAIVFCSTRASVNHLVTRLGNRGFTVVALSGEFSQKERANALSSLRSGRARVCIATDVAARGLDLPKLDLVIHADLPRDPATLLHRSGRTGRAGRKGISALIVAPKARRRVERLLYDAKVEARWARPPSAEEVNERDDARLLADPALTAEPGEAEAVLIAKLLAERTPEEIAVGFIRKVRAGRSAPEYLREVEDRPARKPREERGDREWKDRPPRERFERGERPERAPRQRDAIPDAIWIALNVGRKKNADPKWLLPMLCKSGDITRDQIGQIRVNAGNTHVELTREAAEHLFEVTGNGRLEGSLQAFPIEGIPDIEDAGPPARRERRPERPERGGREERGERPERSFKPRRDRDDAERPSYERKERAPRSDWHPGTDRSERSERPERREKPAGKRFEKRDDRPREESRDRPAKPAWDKPKGKAFNGPAKGKPTGKPAFKKGGKPGGFQGKKKPRD; via the coding sequence ATGAATCTGCCTGAAACCCTGCCTGCCGCCCTTCGCGCAGCGATCCTTGAACGTGGTTATGAACGCCTGACCGAAGTGCAGGCGTCTGCAACGCGGGAAGAACTCGCCGGACGCGACCTTCTGGTCTCTGCGCGCACCGGGTCTGGCAAGACGGTGGCCTTCGGCCTTGCCATCGCGGACGACCTTCTGGCTGGGGAAGAAACCTTCCTGGTCCGCGCCTCCGCACCGCTTGGCTTGATCATCGCGCCGACGCGCGAACTCGCCCTGCAGGTCGCCCGCGAACTGCGCTGGCTCTACGCCAACACCAATGCCGAAATCGCCACCTGCGTCGGCGGCATGGATATGCGCGACGAGCGCCGGGCGCTGGAACGCGGCGCCCATATCGTCGTGGGCACGCCGGGCCGCCTGTCGGACCACATCAATCGCGGCTCGCTCGACACCTCCGAAATCCGCGCCGTGGTGCTGGACGAGGCCGACGAGATGCTCGACATGGGTTTCCGCGACGAGCTGGAACATATTCTCGAAGACACGCCCGCCTCCCGCCGCACGCTGATGTTCTCGGCCACGGTTCCCAAGGGCATCGCCGCCCTCGCCGCGCGCTACCAGAAAGATGCCCTGCGCATCACCACCGAAGGCGAAACCGCGGCCCACACCGACATTGCCTATGAGGCCCTTCTCGTGGCGCCGGGCGATGAAGAAAACGCCATCGTCAACATCGTGCGCCATTCCGACACCGAAAGCGCAATTGTCTTCTGTTCGACGCGCGCCTCGGTGAACCATCTCGTCACCCGCCTCGGCAATCGCGGCTTCACTGTCGTCGCCCTCTCCGGCGAGTTCAGCCAGAAGGAACGCGCCAACGCGCTCTCCTCGCTGCGGTCGGGCCGTGCCCGCGTCTGCATCGCCACCGATGTTGCCGCGCGCGGACTGGACCTGCCCAAACTCGATCTCGTCATCCATGCCGACCTGCCCCGCGATCCGGCCACGCTGCTCCACCGCTCGGGCCGCACGGGCCGCGCGGGCCGCAAGGGTATCAGTGCACTGATCGTTGCGCCCAAAGCCCGCCGCCGGGTCGAGCGCCTGCTTTACGACGCGAAGGTCGAAGCCCGCTGGGCGCGCCCGCCCTCGGCAGAAGAGGTCAATGAACGCGACGATGCGCGCCTGCTGGCCGATCCGGCGCTGACCGCCGAGCCAGGCGAAGCTGAAGCGGTCCTGATCGCCAAGCTGCTGGCCGAGCGCACCCCGGAAGAAATCGCCGTCGGCTTCATCCGCAAGGTCCGCGCGGGTCGCTCTGCGCCGGAATATCTGCGCGAGGTGGAAGACCGCCCGGCCCGCAAACCGCGCGAGGAACGCGGGGATCGCGAATGGAAAGACCGTCCGCCCCGGGAGCGTTTTGAACGCGGAGAGCGCCCCGAGCGCGCGCCCCGTCAGCGTGATGCCATCCCCGATGCGATCTGGATCGCCCTCAATGTGGGCCGCAAGAAAAATGCAGATCCCAAATGGCTGCTGCCGATGCTCTGCAAATCGGGCGACATCACCCGCGACCAGATCGGCCAGATCCGCGTCAATGCTGGCAACACCCATGTAGAGCTGACGCGCGAGGCGGCCGAGCACCTGTTTGAAGTCACCGGGAATGGCCGCCTGGAAGGCAGCCTGCAGGCCTTCCCGATCGAAGGCATCCCCGATATCGAGGACGCTGGCCCGCCCGCGCGTCGCGAGCGCCGGCCAGAGCGCCCCGAACGCGGCGGCCGTGAAGAACGCGGCGAACGTCCCGAGCGCAGCTTTAAGCCCCGCCGCGACCGTGACGACGCCGAACGCCCCTCCTACGAGCGCAAGGAACGCGCGCCTCGCAGCGATTGGCACCCCGGCACCGACCGCAGCGAGCGCTCCGAGCGCCCAGAACGCCGCGAGAAGCCCGCCGGCAAACGCTTCGAAAAGCGGGACGACCGCCCGCGCGAAGAGAGCCGCGACCGCCCCGCCAAGCCGGCCTGGGACAAGCCCAAAGGCAAGGCTTTCAACGGCCCGGCCAAGGGAAAACCCACAGGCAAGCCCGCCTTCAAGAAGGGCGGAAAACCGGGCGGTTTCCAGGGAAAGAAGAAGCCCCGCGACTGA
- the gyrB gene encoding DNA topoisomerase (ATP-hydrolyzing) subunit B → MAEDTAPDSPAQGGEGEYGAGSIKVLKGLDAVRKRPGMYIGDTDDGSGLHHMIYEVVDNAIDEALAGHADRVTVSLYPDGSAEITDNGRGIPVGMHPTEGVSAAEVIMTQLHAGGKFDSNSYKVSGGLHGVGVSVVNALSDWLELTIHREGKEHFVRFIDGGRVEAPLETRGPSPTREDNGKIYTGTAVRFLASPSTFTKTDYDRKTLEHRLRELAFLNSGVRIIFRDEREAEPHETILEYEGGVKAFVQHVDRQKTSLIGEPIYVIGEKDGITVEAAMEWTDSYHESVLCFTNNIPQRDGGTHLAGFRGALTRIINKYANETGAAKKSKVELSGDDAREGLTCVLSVKVPDPKFSSQTKDKLVSSEVRPVVESLINEKLGEWFEENPKKAVMIMEKIVEAATAREAARKARELTRRKSALDITSLPGKLADCQEKDPAKSELFIVEGDSAGGSAKQGRSRDNQAILPLRGKILNVERARFDKMLSSDQVGTLIMALGAGIGRDEFNIEKLRYHKIIIMTDADVDGAHIRTLLLTFFYRQMPEIIERGYLYIAQPPLYKVTRGRSERYVKDDSELEAYLIEEGTNGETLILADGTQIASADLREQVHQAAGFRLSLKRLALRAPADLIEHAALSGALKQGAGKEEAEATAMRLNRLAEEGEDTWVGRFVEGALVLQRTVRGVDETAVLPPALIASQDAMRLTERAAGLHELYAQPGILRHEKGGEIAVNGPTTLLSAVLESGRKGLKIQRYKGLGEMNADQLWETTLDSNARTLLQVKVEHADEADELFTKLMGDVVEPRREFIEEFALEAEVDV, encoded by the coding sequence ATGGCCGAAGACACAGCACCCGACTCGCCCGCACAGGGCGGTGAAGGCGAATATGGCGCGGGCTCCATCAAGGTCCTCAAGGGCCTCGATGCGGTGCGCAAGCGCCCCGGCATGTATATCGGTGACACCGATGATGGCTCCGGCCTCCATCACATGATCTACGAAGTCGTGGACAACGCCATCGACGAGGCCCTCGCCGGCCATGCCGACCGCGTCACGGTTTCGCTCTACCCCGATGGCTCAGCCGAGATCACCGATAACGGCCGCGGTATCCCGGTGGGCATGCACCCGACCGAGGGCGTCTCCGCCGCCGAGGTCATCATGACCCAACTGCACGCGGGCGGTAAGTTCGATTCAAACTCCTACAAGGTCTCCGGCGGCCTTCACGGCGTGGGCGTCTCGGTCGTCAACGCGCTGTCTGACTGGCTGGAACTGACCATCCACCGCGAAGGCAAGGAACACTTTGTCCGCTTCATTGATGGTGGCCGCGTCGAGGCGCCTCTGGAAACGCGCGGCCCCTCCCCGACGCGTGAGGATAACGGCAAGATCTATACCGGCACCGCGGTCCGCTTCCTCGCCTCCCCCAGCACCTTCACGAAGACCGATTACGACCGCAAGACACTGGAACACCGCCTGCGCGAACTCGCCTTCCTGAACAGCGGTGTGCGGATCATCTTCCGGGATGAACGCGAAGCTGAGCCCCATGAGACCATCCTGGAATATGAAGGCGGCGTGAAAGCCTTCGTCCAGCACGTTGACCGCCAGAAAACCTCCCTCATCGGCGAGCCGATCTACGTCATCGGTGAGAAAGACGGCATCACCGTCGAGGCCGCCATGGAATGGACCGACAGCTATCACGAATCCGTCCTCTGCTTTACCAACAACATCCCCCAACGCGATGGCGGCACCCACCTTGCCGGCTTCCGCGGCGCGCTGACGCGCATCATCAACAAATACGCCAACGAGACCGGCGCGGCAAAAAAATCGAAGGTCGAACTTTCCGGCGATGACGCCCGCGAGGGCCTGACCTGCGTTCTCTCGGTGAAAGTCCCCGATCCGAAGTTCAGCTCCCAGACGAAAGACAAGCTCGTCTCCTCCGAGGTCCGCCCGGTGGTCGAGAGCCTGATCAACGAAAAGCTCGGCGAGTGGTTTGAGGAGAACCCCAAGAAGGCCGTGATGATCATGGAGAAGATCGTCGAGGCAGCGACTGCCCGCGAGGCCGCCCGCAAGGCGCGCGAGCTAACCCGCCGCAAGTCTGCGCTCGACATCACCTCCCTGCCCGGCAAGCTGGCGGACTGCCAGGAGAAAGACCCGGCCAAATCCGAACTCTTCATCGTCGAGGGTGACTCCGCCGGCGGCTCAGCCAAGCAGGGCCGCAGCCGGGATAACCAGGCCATTCTCCCCCTGCGCGGCAAGATCCTGAACGTCGAGCGCGCCCGCTTCGACAAGATGCTCTCCTCCGATCAGGTTGGCACGCTGATCATGGCGCTCGGCGCCGGTATCGGGCGCGATGAGTTCAATATCGAGAAGCTGCGCTATCACAAGATCATCATCATGACCGATGCTGACGTCGACGGCGCCCACATCCGCACGCTGCTGCTCACCTTCTTCTATCGTCAGATGCCGGAGATTATCGAGCGCGGCTATCTCTACATCGCCCAGCCGCCGCTCTACAAAGTCACGCGCGGACGCTCCGAGCGTTATGTGAAGGATGACAGCGAGCTGGAAGCCTACCTCATCGAGGAAGGCACCAATGGCGAAACGCTAATTCTGGCCGATGGCACGCAGATCGCCAGCGCAGACTTGCGTGAGCAGGTCCACCAGGCCGCCGGCTTCCGCCTCAGCCTGAAACGCCTTGCCCTGCGCGCGCCGGCTGATCTCATCGAACATGCCGCCCTCTCCGGTGCCCTGAAGCAGGGCGCAGGCAAGGAAGAGGCTGAGGCGACCGCCATGCGTCTCAACCGTCTCGCAGAAGAAGGCGAAGACACCTGGGTCGGCCGCTTCGTGGAAGGCGCGCTCGTCCTGCAGCGCACGGTGCGCGGCGTGGACGAAACCGCCGTCCTGCCGCCTGCCCTCATCGCCAGCCAGGACGCCATGCGCCTCACAGAGCGCGCTGCCGGCCTGCACGAGCTTTATGCCCAGCCTGGGATCCTGCGCCATGAAAAGGGCGGGGAAATTGCCGTGAACGGACCAACCACCCTGCTCAGCGCCGTGCTCGAATCCGGCCGCAAGGGCCTGAAGATCCAGCGCTATAAAGGCCTTGGCGAAATGAACGCCGACCAGCTCTGGGAAACCACGCTGGACTCCAACGCCCGCACCCTGTTGCAGGTCAAGGTCGAACACGCCGACGAAGCCGACGAACTTTTCACCAAACTGATGGGCGACGTGGTCGAACCCCGGCGGGAGTTCATCGAAGAGTTCGCGCTCGAGGCCGAAGTCGACGTTTGA
- a CDS encoding DUF3008 family protein → MKAQSGAQQKAAGAALSAKRGGMPKSKLKGASREMYETMTEKELEDMASTKHDKIPERKS, encoded by the coding sequence ATGAAAGCCCAGTCCGGAGCCCAGCAGAAGGCCGCCGGCGCGGCCCTTTCCGCCAAGCGCGGCGGCATGCCCAAGTCCAAACTCAAGGGCGCCTCCAGGGAAATGTACGAGACCATGACCGAGAAGGAACTCGAAGACATGGCCTCCACCAAGCACGACAAGATCCCTGAACGGAAGAGTTAA
- a CDS encoding VOC family protein — translation MTLPRLRQLVIAARSLSTADLLAELLGLGEPYIDPGVEEFGLVNRVFPIGDQFLEIVVPTSGKAPAARFIERGGEGGYMAIFQTDDLAAARARVDGLGVRRVWNMDLDMIAASHLHPADVGGAIVSIDEARPAASWHWAGPGWEKRSKPGALRGAVLAGPDPEGMAAHWAEILEVPKGRRYLRVADEAGIEFRQGPEERLIQFQIALKDPRAALQRARGKNVCVVDKVMKVAGVALELEAL, via the coding sequence ATGACCCTGCCGCGACTGCGCCAATTGGTGATCGCTGCCCGCAGCCTTAGCACGGCTGACCTGCTGGCCGAACTGCTCGGCCTGGGAGAGCCCTATATTGACCCCGGTGTCGAGGAGTTCGGCCTCGTCAACCGCGTCTTCCCGATCGGGGACCAGTTCCTGGAAATCGTCGTGCCCACCAGCGGCAAGGCGCCGGCGGCCCGTTTCATCGAACGGGGCGGGGAGGGCGGCTATATGGCGATTTTCCAGACAGACGACCTGGCCGCCGCCCGCGCGCGCGTCGACGGGCTGGGCGTGCGCCGCGTGTGGAACATGGACCTCGACATGATTGCCGCCAGCCATCTGCACCCGGCGGATGTGGGCGGGGCGATTGTCTCGATTGACGAAGCGCGCCCGGCGGCAAGCTGGCATTGGGCCGGGCCCGGCTGGGAGAAGCGCTCCAAACCGGGCGCCCTGCGCGGGGCGGTACTCGCCGGGCCAGACCCGGAAGGCATGGCGGCGCATTGGGCGGAGATCCTGGAAGTGCCCAAGGGGCGGCGTTACCTGCGCGTGGCCGATGAGGCAGGCATCGAGTTCCGTCAGGGCCCGGAAGAAAGGCTGATCCAGTTCCAGATCGCGCTGAAAGACCCTCGCGCCGCCCTGCAACGGGCGCGCGGCAAGAATGTCTGCGTGGTCGACAAGGTGATGAAGGTTGCCGGTGTCGCGCTGGAGCTGGAGGCGCTTTAG